ATTAGTTTATCTTAACAAAAcatcaatgattgaattctCACTGTTGTGTGCAATGTGGGTGTCACTTTATTCCTTAATTCAATTTTGGTATTCTTGACTAGATCTACATGCACGGTCAATTGGGTATCTTCTATTATTTTCTCACTGGCCTAGTGTCCTATGGTCATTTAATGGTGTTTCTTTTCTCCTAAAAGATATCATGATGCTCGGCTCTTCGGTTATTTATCTTTGAGTCATTCATTTGGAACTTATGCGTGGCAGGGTGGTGCAGGTACCTGGAGTGATGGGAAGCTGGTCACTAGAATTGGTAGAAACAGTGGCAGCGTGCAAGCGGTTAGACTTTTCCTCCTTATAGATCTATTAGggggtttatttattttttattcttaatttttatttatttattattgaataaatatcaTTACACTGAATAGGTGTCACAATATTAGGTGTGCTTTTACAATAAGGGACCTAAATCTTGGGACTTCTGAATGTTATTCTGCAGTTTCTCCATGGTGCCTAATCTTCGTTACAATTCATACTTCCTGTgtattcttttgtttctttctatGAAAGCACTATCTCTTATTCTGCAGTTTCTCCATGGTGCCTAATCGTCGTTACAATTCATGCTTCCTTTGTgtattcttttgtttctttctatGAAAGCGCAATCTCttaccaagaaaaaaaaaccccacTTTCTTGCCTCAACTTGCAACCATTTCAACAATATTATGTCATGTGCTTTATCAATGATATCCCTGGACAACTGAATTTTGTGTTCTCATTCTAATTTCTAGGTTatgaaatctttagtttattttggGGCCCCAAAGAATATCTTACTCAACGGAAAGCCTCACCTTGGAACAGACAGGTTGATTCCATTACTTAGGAACATTCGGCAGCACTTAAAAACGTTGGGTGTGAGTATCCACCCTATTCCTATCCTTCGATTTGTATGAAGATGAAATATTTTTCTAGCATccaaatttgttcaattttccCCTTAATTTTTATGTCTTTGTTCTAGGTCAATATCAAGTTTGGGACCAGGGTTGATGATCTAATTGAAGAGAGTGGACATGTAGTGGGTATTAAAGTTTCTGATTCAAGAGACAAGTTAAAGCTCAGCAACCAGAAGCTGGAATTTGATGCCATTGTTCTAGCTGTTGGCCATTCTGCACGTGATGTATATCAAATGCTTATATCTCATAACATTCCCATGGTTCCCAAGGAGTTTGCCGTTGGTTTCTTCTTGATCTCTGTTGTTTTGTGCATAACTTTGCTTCTTTAACAAGGAAATTGCATCTCTACATGCTCTtccaaaaaaaatgttgaatacaTGGATCCTAAAATATTGCTGGAATACGCACCTGGATTCACTTTTTGTGCCAGATTTGCTGCCAGTTTACAGGATGTCTTCCATACATTCTAACATTGTCGTCCTTTGTGCCTGAATAGGTTGGTTTACGGATTGAGCATCCTCAAGAATTAATAAACAGCATACAGGTTAGTTTATTGCATTGTTTGAAATTGATTGTTTTTCACTATATTTCctactaaaaataattaaaaaatttcaataattttcccAAAATTACATTGGGATGCATTCCTATCAAACAACTACTTGCTACAGTTATGATGGTTTCATCTACATCTTCATGCAAGCATGCATACAGAGTCAGtaaacaaacaaaagaaaaaaaaaaaaagaagaaaaagaacagaACTTTGCAACTACTCTAAAGCTAAGTTTATGTCTAAATTTTCTCTCTACCTACTCATACTACCTGGGTTGGTTATCTTTCATTTCATATATGTTTCACCTTGTTTTAAGATGTAAACCTGCTCATATATTCAAATGTAGTATTCTGGATTGGCCAATGAGGTAGAGAAAGGACGTGGAAAAGTACCCGTGGCAGATTACAAAGTTGCCAAGTATGTTAACATACACACAGATAATCCATCCTCCAATTCTCTTGCACCAAGTCGCAGTTGCTATTCATTTTGCATGTGTCCTGGTGGCCAGGTATGTTTCTCAATTTATTGAATTTACCAAGAATGCCTATTTTGAAGACTGGCTTTAGGTTGCATACTCTTCTGGTCTCTGATTCCACTACAACTGGATGATTTGGCATTGACTGGTGTGAAGTTAtgtattaagaaaaaaaaaacccacttgTTAGAAGAGCTAAAATTCAGTTACTTCCTAATGTCACACCTGCATTGATTCATGTCTTTATGTCAGAAATCGGACATTATTTGCTTTTTGATTTCTGATacttgagaaaaataaaatattagtatGTTTAAGTGTCGTCTCATTTCAAAATTGACATCTGCTGTAAATCCTCCATCTTAATGAATTTTATCGTTGTATTATCTCTGTCAATAGTAACTTGCTATGGGGATTTCTAGGTTGTCCTCACAAGTACAAACCCCGGAGAACTTTGTATCAATGGCATGTCATTCTCTAGACGTTCATCAAAATGGGCAAATGCTGCCCTTGTTGTCACTGTTTCAACTAAGGACTTTAATGATCTTGGTTTCCACGGACCTCTTGCCGGGGTTGAATTCCAGGTAGCTTTTCTGTGTTCTCTTACTTTGTCCTAAAGAACATTTTATTTCCTTCAGCAATTTCATTCAGACATATCTCCTTCATGTGATCAATAAATGTATCTTTTTCTAACGTAACTCCTGGACATTAACGTTTGTTACTGGCTATTACTTGCTCATCTGACTCACTGACTTTCATAAAGGATGTCTCTAATTGATGTTACACTATTTTCTTGTCAGAGAGAGCTTGAGCAAAGAGCAGCCGTAATGGGAGGTGGAAATTTTGTTTTGCCTGTGCAgacagctactgattttatggACAGAAGATTAAGAGGTATGTCAAATCACTGATTTCTCTGAAACTTCAGAATTGAGAAGGATACTGCCACTCAATAGACTCCAGAGATCTAACATACAAATGTGCTTCTTAATGTCGTCTGAAGTGCTGAAATATTCTATCGTGACAATCAAGTTTCTAACCAACCTATGCTCAAGCTGGCTGTTAAGAAAGCCTAGTTACACGATCATCTATGACATTTACTACCAGCATGAGAATCTGCCCTAAATTTCATTATGCAAGCTGTTTCCCTTTCAGATTGATTTTCCCCCCTCTATTCTCAGTGACATCTATGCCGCCATCAAGTTACCGGTTAGGAGTGAAGGCCTCAAATCTCCATGATTTATTCCCTGATCATATAACAGAAGCTTTACAACAATCTATCCTAGCATTTGATCAAGAGGTCCTCTCTTACTATCTTTTTGACATTATGCATTTTCTTAATTATCTTCATtgacctttttcttttctaattctGGGGGTTCAGTTACCAGGTTTTCTCTCAAGTGATGCCCTTCTACATGGAGTGGAGGTAGTTTTTCTCTGTTTATTAGACACCCCACCCCCTCCCTCTCCTCTTTGAATCAAATGGTCTAAATGATTAATGCATTTGAGAAAAGTATTAATCATGTATTTCTTCCTTTGAACACAGAATTTTAGAACACATTCAGTCAAATCATGAGTTCAGTCCGCGAACCTGCAAGGTTGTCTTATaagtttatgaaatttaaaaaatgccTAATAGTCTCTGAACTTTCCATTTAAAAAAGTCGGGGGTCCAAGTTCTTACCAATAGCTTCTTTGTGAatcataaaaaatgtttaatacaTATTTATCAGATACATAATGAAAAGTTTAAGAACATATTAGACACTTTTAAAGTTTAGGGTATTTATAAGagacaaaatcaaaatttctgtAATATACAAAATCATAAGTTTTGGGACTTATTGGAGACATTTTCTAAAGTTTTAGAACATATGAGacagttttaaatattcaagGACTTTGATATGTTATTTAACCAAAACATTTTTAACTAACCAAACATCataacatttttcctttttagtggAATCGCCATTCACTGAAATATGTTTTGCTCTCAGACGAGAACAAGTTCCCCTATTCAAATCCCACGCAACCCTGAGACTTATGAAAGCACATCTCTTAGAGGACTCTACCCGGTTGGTGAAGGAGCAGGCTATGCAGGAGGAATTGTAAGTGCAGCAGTCGATGGCATGTATGCAGGTTTTGCGGTAGCCAAGAGTTTCAATCTTTTCCATGGTGATCTTGAGACGGTTTTGGGTAAAGCTCAAAGTTCTGGGTCCATAATGTATTAGAGCTTATCTGGTTCTCTTGCCAATGATATAAAGAGCCTGTTACTACCAAATCTGGTGGATCTCTGCATGTCAATTCCGGCAAGGCCATCTAAATCAACCAGGTTCCACCTTCAACTTAAGCATAAAGGTTTGTAAATGCAGTAATTAGTTTCTTGCTATGAAGTGTTAAGAGCCTTTCTAAGggctattttattatttatttgttattattatttttaaataattttcttgGCACGAATGGAGTTAGGTTCAAGTaggtttaaattcttttttggtcctatgatttattttatgaaCATTCTATCTCAATCATtgaactttattaaaaaaaatcatagtcaTTAACTTTTTTAGTATATGATTTAGGAAATACTTGACATAAGCACATTCATTTACTCTAACCATAGATAACTAGATATACAAACAGATATTTAAAGCCTAGTATAATTTTCTAGTTCAAAGTTTAAGGTCTAAACCATGACATTTAAGAGTAGAAAGACTAAACTATAgtatttgaaagtttagggatgAAAGTGagaacaaaattgaattttaaaattgtaaaataagaattaaaataGGATGGTTTTAAAATAATGACTAAACTAAGACAGTTTTgatcatattcatattatttttaacacaattTACAGTTGTAACCGGAGATATATCGGTAAAACATGTGgcattttgtttgtttttttttttaaagaaaggacattctaaaaaaaaaccatcCCTTTCaagttataatttgaatttgtGCATAACCATAATGAAAACCTTGCATGCTTTTTGTAAGCAGCTGTACTTTTGACCTCCAAAAGGAGCATTGAATTCCCATGTCGTTGTCCAAACAAGATTTTGCATCGAGTTGCTCGATTGGAGGTGGAGAGTCGTAAATATGTGACAATTAAATAAGCTGCTTGGGACGTTTACCATGGTGATTCAGACTGATTTCAAGCAGACTCACTTGATCCAGGTAAATACTCATTTAAGTATCTATGCTTCATTGTCTTCCATTTTTGTGAATTAACACGActaaattttatttactttttctaGATCATTGGTATAGTTGAGTtgattatttgttttgtttctgATATACAGGTTTAATTCTTGAACTTTTTAGATAGtatttaatagatttttaaactatcaattttgtgtttaatggatgctttttaactttgaaaacataaaaccaaAATATGAGTTTCAATTGTGTCCCTTACTTATTagacattttcttaaaaaacaaaatattcacAGATctattaattgaatttgaacttgTCGTTATAGAAATTAGAGATTTAATGACTTTGTTTTACTgttttaaagttcaaaaacaTATTGGACACCGTTTGAAAGGAACCTATTAGACacaatttaaaagttcaagactagatttataatttaatattttcttaaGCGAATATATGattcaatatttatttattttttattttattttttttttatttttttttgaaattattataCAATCCTCTTAGAATTGACTCTCTAAATTTATCCAACTTTTAATTGTTTATATAGAAAACACCAACTCTTGAAATAACAAACCTATTTTCTCGAATCACTTCAAAATTATCTCACCACATAATTTTCTgtttaaaagaaattgtttggattatttaaaaagaaaagtaaaagaaaagaaacattcTTTATGATCCGTGAGGAATCACAAACTCATGAATAATATGGCTTCAGGTTGGGAGTAAAATATACatgaaatatcattttttttttttaatattcgtGAGTGTCCGGACCAACTTACGTACATCTTGACTAATCTCACGGAACAACCTGTTTGATCCTAGATGAAATATCATTTGTTTGTTTCATATGCAGCAGAAGAGCTGACGGCTCCACTCCAATACTTTATACATACTCTCAACAGAGTTGCTTTTGGATCCTATGAAACAATCAACAGTTGCCGATTCTGCATATAATTATCGGTATGTATTAATTTACATATTGTTGTATTACAATAAAAAGATTATGCCAATAATATTTGCAATAGGATTTTATCTTGAATGAAACTTTACTCTTTATTGAGAGAACCAGAACCtagtttatattaaaaaaaccaaCTTTCATTAAGACATGTgaaagttagaagtagaagagGTATAGGAAAACATCAGTCTTAGAGCCATGTTTAtgaggttaaattataaaaaatactccTATAAGTGGAGTTGGTTTTAATTATACTTTTTCGAGAATCTGTTTTAATCCTTAAAGTTTGAAGTATGTTTCAAAACAATCTTGTAGCTTTTCTTGTTGAATTCATAGGTGGAAAATTTATATCTACTTGTGTGAGCAAATCTAAATGCATATATGGAAGAAAAAATCCCCATGACATATGTCATATacccaattttttgtttttgtttttgtttttttttttaatgatttctttCCCTAACCATAACCATAACCCTAACCCccaaatttatttattctatGTGTATAGATTTGTCAACTTAAAGAACACATAAGTAAACATGTTGCGTTCAATATGGTTAAAGAAATTATAACCTTATGCCGTgccttaattaataaataaaatgaataagTTAAACGCAATGTTTTCTCCattaagatccaagtataagtTAAAATAGAGTCTGACGAGTTTAGGATTGAACATAGGGACTATTGACTAAGATGCATTTGAGTTTAATACTCGATCTTAACGCAATGAAATCTCATTTACGCGTCGAGAATGCTTTATGAAGCTAAACTAATCAGATTAAGTACAAGTGTAGTGAAAGTGTATATTGGTGAATGGTATAAGTGATAGTAGGTGATGATGCGTCGAATGATCATGAAAGTGAAAATGGTGATGACAATTGCAAACACAGTGAATTAATAGTGTGCATGAAATATGAAGGAAATATTAATGAATGAAGCAAGGTTGAGAAagatttattaatatttttttaagtatggCATAATTCATGTGTTCATATTATTAACTCATAAAATAAAGAACTCACATCTCTGAGTTAAttccaaacaaaaagttaaatttCTAAAGCTATTTCTTTTATTGTTAATGAGTTCTACAATCACTTACTCTCTCAAGTAGTTGATTCATTTTACTTAAATCaatctcaatcaaatttaagCAATATAATATGCACACATTAAACAAGATGAACTTTAATTTATGTAAGACTTTGTAACAATGTTAACTTAACTTTTTCAACCtattgaagaattaatttcttatGATAAAGGAAAGAGACGACATGGTTGGATTGAATATAaaagaaatcatatttatattaaggCGTGCGAGTATTTCAATCTCAAATAACTTAatacaaataagatgacaagaAAAATGTAATAAGACGCAGAGAATGAAAGTGTCAAGCCGTCGATCACAATCTCTTGATTCCTTTGGCTTGTATGGTGGTTGCTTCAATGGTGGTTGCAATGGAGGTGTGGAGTTTTATCTTGTTTTAGAGAGTAAGACTGAGTTCTCACTCAGAATTTCTCAAAGAAAAGCTTGAAAGGTGGACAATAATGGTGGAATTATGGAAGAATTTGGGTAGAGTTTCAACTAATCTCTCGATGGGAAGTCTGTTTCATAGACAAATTTCAGATGAGCTATTTAGAGGCGTCAAATAGAAGCTTCTTTGACTCTTTCTAATGATGCTATGACacctttgcatttaatttcatgcccTGCTGCACCGACTACTCACGTCACAGGTTTATTGACTCTATCAAGATTGATTCAAATTAGCTATCAACTTGCATTTTGATTTGACATCCACTGCCCATGCATTTGTCATTTTCTCTTTGCATTTTTGCTCATCACATGGTTTTTTGCGTGCAAGATTTGAAATTTATCTGATCACTTTATATGTGTCCACGACTGCAACTTTtgttcctttgttttttttttttttttgcatctcTTCATCATAAGTCTTGCGGTAAGAACatgttaaattttataattttcaggATAATGAGTAGTTTTGTAAACGCATGAACGCAAAGTGcaattctcaacatgaatttCATATCAAGTTAATGCATTTTCCTatgagtttttttaattattctaaataaaaatatataataacttgtatttctacaagttatcacgtCCCCAAATTTAGAAGAATGTGTGTCTTCAAACATCTATTTAAAGTTTTAGCGTATATCTCAACTCAAATTAATGCATTAACTTGGCCTTTCAACATGCTTCCTAGTTTAAGTTTCGTCAGACCAACAGTTCGTTTCAAAACTCTGTTCACTTTCCTATAGAAATatttcctaaattttaaatgtgACCAgcttattcttcaaaattctctTACTCATTTTCAAACTTTCTTATTTCCCTTTTTAGCACTACGTCCATGGTTCATAAGCATAAAATCTCTCTtgctctttattttattaagtacATATTGTTTATGGGCATGCATTGATCCGGGTTACTCATTTTCGTTTTTgtttgcccccacgggtgtcattaGACATCCAATTACAAGCAAGTACTCTTCTCGACTTAACTcttgatttagatttttctttgaCTTAGGCAGTGaagttgcatattttatttatcttctgTTTTTGCATTGATCCTGTTACCCACCTCTATTTTGGTTTgctcccacgagtgtcatgcgagcatctaACACAAGTAGGTGCCaatcacaactaaactcatcagacaaaattttcatatgttgaCCAAAGAGTTtgttatttttatcattttttaaggaatgtaataaatagAATTTTATGAATTTGAACGCATTAGCTCAAATCTCTCCTACCCCCAAAATTTGAAGACAGAAAGGTCTTCATTGCTGAAATCGAGTTATGAGATAGCTTTAAAAAATTTTTTGCAAAAGAGGTTTAAGGTAAAACTTGTGCATACTAAATTCAAGAAATGTATCTTAAAGAAAAGATAGTATCTTAAAGAAAAGATTCTAAAACTGAGTTCTAAATATTTATCATAACAATTCTAAATGTTGGTTAGCATAAGTATTATCAATGAAGTCATCATGCAAATACATCAAAATAAGGAAGAACACTAAGAAGACAATAAATATATACTAGAGACAAAGCAAGGAAAAGCCATGAGAAAAATGGATTAACTTGATATTTCATTCAATGGAGATAATTGAATACAAAACATTCAAAGCTTACAAAACATCaaatgaaaataacaaaaatcaacacccctaaatttagttTCCTCCCACATTGTTATCATCATTAGGCGTAGTGGCAGGATTCTTCTCATCAAGAAAACGAAGGGTTGTTGAAGTGATGGAGAAATAGTGGGAATGAGCACGTGTTGAACAAAGACGTCATGAATGTAGTTCATCAACGTGCGGAATTGAACGTCCTAACATCGAGCCTGACGCTGCACAAAGTCCCCTCAACTCGAACTGATGATGGAGAAGCTACTCTTGCTGCTGAGCTTGGCACTGAACAACTTCTTTTAGCTCATCGTGCTGGTGCCTTAACTGAAGACCTTGCGTTTGAACTAGCTTCCTCAATTCATTGTGATGGCGTCGTGTCTTGCTAGATGGACAAATTGTCCAGCGACTCTTAGATAGGATGGAGGATTCCATCATCTAAATGTTCGTAGAGCTTGGTCAGACCATCATTATCTTCATTGCCAGGTGCTTGAGGAAGCTTGCATTGATGCACCTCATCAGTTGTGACAACCATGCACTTGTCTCTAGCTGTTGCTCTTGACGCTGTCAAGACTCTCGCAACACATTTTGCTGGCTAAGGATTTCTTCTTGCTAActttgcatttaattccatATCTTGCTGTGCTGACTGCTCGGGTCACAGGTTCAATCAGCTACCAACTTGCATTTTGCATTGACATCCATCGCCCATGCGTTTGCCGTTTTCTCTCTTTGTGTTTATGCTCATCATATAGTTCTTTACGTGCAAGATTTGGAGTTGATCTGATCACTTTATATGCGTCCACAACTGCAACTTTTGTTCATTtggtttatttttgtttcttaaattcTATAATTTTCAGGATAATGTTTTTTATAAACGCATGAACGCAAATTgcgattctcaacatgaatttCATATCAAGTTAATGTATTTTCCTATGATTTTTcctaattattctaaataaaaaggtacaataacttatatttctatacGTTATCAAAACATAAACCTCTCTATTAATGAAGTTTATAACAAAGACTTCAAAGGTTACCGTGGATTCTTGACATCTTGAAAAAACTCCTCTCATATTTCTCTCGAAGGAAatgctcaaaaaaaaaaaaaatggaaattagcTGAATACAAAGTAACTAAATTTAGGGATGTTGCTATATGGAGttgttttttggaatttgaggagttttttccaattatttttaaaaagtaaatattGTAACTAACTATTTCGACTCCCTCATTTGAGATTAGATATTCGATTTTCCATCTCTGTAATTATTGTACTAATTGAATTGTTAtgttcttattttatatttcaatttgaagGGACAATTGACAAGAAGTTCGAATGAGCCCTTCATGAACATCAcaacaaatataatttaaatatttatatctcTCACAGAAATAAAGAGGTATGTAACCACTCCAAACCGAGCATTTGCTAGAATATTGAGTTAGAATATAGAAGCCAAAACTAGCTCTAACAAAAGGTATAATAAATGGAGTTGTTAAATAATACTACTTCCATGCTTTTCATACTTCTTAATTTAACCAACTTTTAAAATGTAAGAAATGGAATTGAATGGTAGTGTATACTATTACAGTAAATTAACTTAATAAGATTGTCAAGGCCTCTTTAATAATTGGGGGCGATGTgcaattttcaatatatatctaattatatatatattagttacaACACATGTAGAATGCACTTGCTTCAAAATCTTTAGaacatcaaattttaaatcaatagatttttagtataaatatctgatgtaaaatttaaaagtaatgaaaaagattaaataacTAAGAATATATcattatatgtatatttatttaattaatttataatgaaTATGACATGTGTTGGATGTAGTTGAAAATGTTTGAAACATAATTTCATAGAGAGAAATAGAGTAGAACCaatataatttttgtaaatattgaacatgaagtttaaaattaaataaagagaaaaaaaaatggagaaatgtattttcacttcataattttaaattggtCTTgagtaaaaataaattatctatAATGATACAtgagatttttttgaaaaaaaaattgagacaaCAGTGTATCTTCTAAAACATTGTGAAAGTTTATAGATTGggcaattattattttttcgtttgattttttaaaataaaaattaacaattCGAAACAAAGAGACAAATATTCAaaagagttgttttcaaatatagaaaaattaacaaaaatatttacaaataatagcaaaatatcaaaatctatATGTGATAGGCCGAATAGACAGCGATACACTACTAAACgtgtctatcatgacacaaatagacacagatagtagtctatcgctgTCTATTACAGATAGACtgtaatatttttctatttgttgtaaatatttttaacaattttgttatttgaaataatttttctattcaAAATAAAGGATTTGAGAACAAAATAAGAATCGTTAAAATAtctaatgacaaaaaaaaaaaaaatgtaaaattaaatgaaaaaggaaaaagaaaaaacatgaaaGGTAAAAAGAAAGTAGAGGTATACATAAGTAGGAAGGGATATGAAATACGAATTGTTGAGAGATATAAGTAAAAGAGAAATGTAAAActaaatgggaaaaaaaaaaaaaagaagagaaattgtTGTAGATGGCCAATATCGGGCCTCTGATTTGATTTTTGGCCACTTTTTTAGGATTATTGATTAATGGTCATGCGGTTGTTTTAAGGGTCCATCGCTAACCTTTGTTTCTCCATTTTACCCCTCACCACATACTTTGAATTGGCTAGATCCATGGAActatatatagatttttttctttCGAGATTTATATAGATTATATTCTTCAAAttaaagtagtttttaaaaaaggtaattacaaaaagggaaaaacaaaATACATTAATTACACCCATATCCCACATATTTGTTGTTTGTAGAAATGGCAAAAACGTAGCCCAACCCACATATAAAAGATGTAAAATGTTACAGATGCTCTTGCTATTGATATACACTTAATAcatttgatacacttgatacactactgatatacacttgatacattcgatatacttgatacactaTTAATTTACACTTGAT
This DNA window, taken from Benincasa hispida cultivar B227 chromosome 6, ASM972705v1, whole genome shotgun sequence, encodes the following:
- the LOC120079988 gene encoding uncharacterized protein Cbei_0202 isoform X2 is translated as MALLPSNLALGCPNSTLFSAAPRLSSLRLPPFRVSCAKRTGKKRYPSEKKKLKLKHKEVLTTVENKFEGIWRLFKLGVPVEKDPGKDFHGLSDALMQEIAKVLEFPVASLLPREAFSVIRKSFDARKMLKEPKFVYTVDMDVHKLLILEPRARDFISDLEPKVGLMEHFAKEKVSNDVISIVHDLKSNQEVVRANGLNGHSGPYLRMSNGKPKIAVVGSGPSGLFASLVLAEFGADVTLIERGQPVEQRGRDIGALVARRILELDSNFCFGEGGAGTWSDGKLVTRIGRNSGSVQAVMKSLVYFGAPKNILLNGKPHLGTDRLIPLLRNIRQHLKTLGVNIKFGTRVDDLIEESGHVVGIKVSDSRDKLKLSNQKLEFDAIVLAVGHSARDVYQMLISHNIPMVPKEFAVGLRIEHPQELINSIQYSGLANEVEKGRGKVPVADYKVAKYVNIHTDNPSSNSLAPSRSCYSFCMCPGGQVVLTSTNPGELCINGMSFSRRSSKWANAALVVTVSTKDFNDLGFHGPLAGVEFQRELEQRAAVMGGGNFVLPVQTATDFMDRRLRD
- the LOC120079988 gene encoding uncharacterized protein Cbei_0202 isoform X1; its protein translation is MALLPSNLALGCPNSTLFSAAPRLSSLRLPPFRVSCAKRTGKKRYPSEKKKLKLKHKEVLTTVENKFEGIWRLFKLGVPVEKDPGKDFHGLSDALMQEIAKVLEFPVASLLPREAFSVIRKSFDARKMLKEPKFVYTVDMDVHKLLILEPRARDFISDLEPKVGLMEHFAKEKVSNDVISIVHDLKSNQEVVRANGLNGHSGPYLRMSNGKPKIAVVGSGPSGLFASLVLAEFGADVTLIERGQPVEQRGRDIGALVARRILELDSNFCFGEGGAGTWSDGKLVTRIGRNSGSVQAVMKSLVYFGAPKNILLNGKPHLGTDRLIPLLRNIRQHLKTLGVNIKFGTRVDDLIEESGHVVGIKVSDSRDKLKLSNQKLEFDAIVLAVGHSARDVYQMLISHNIPMVPKEFAVGLRIEHPQELINSIQYSGLANEVEKGRGKVPVADYKVAKYVNIHTDNPSSNSLAPSRSCYSFCMCPGGQVVLTSTNPGELCINGMSFSRRSSKWANAALVVTVSTKDFNDLGFHGPLAGVEFQRELEQRAAVMGGGNFVLPVQTATDFMDRRLRVTSMPPSSYRLGVKASNLHDLFPDHITEALQQSILAFDQELPGFLSSDALLHGVETRTSSPIQIPRNPETYESTSLRGLYPVGEGAGYAGGIVSAAVDGMYAGFAVAKSFNLFHGDLETVLGKAQSSGSIMY